A window of Kribbella voronezhensis genomic DNA:
TCGGGGATCGGTGCGGTCAGGTCCTCGGAGCGGTACTTCTCCAGCACGGCCAGCACCTCTTGCATCATCTGGTGCGTCTCGGCGGCGGAGAGACGGAAGAGGTAGTCCGAGATCAGGGACGCCTCGCGCCACTCCGGGGCCATGGTCTGCAGGCTGTCGATGGCCTGGAACATGTTCTCCGCGTAGATCTGGCCGACGCCGTGCAGGAAGCCGAGAGTCAGCTCCGGCTCCTCGTCGAGCAGCTTGCCGGTGTCGAACGCCGTCCCCTGGTGCGCGGACTTCCACCACCGGTCCCGGGCGTTCCCGCGGCTGTCGTCCTCGACCACCAGCCCGGCCTCGGCCAACTGCCGCAGGTGGTAGCTGGTCGCCCCGGTGTTCACCCCGAGCCGCTCAGCGAGCGTGGTCGCCGTGGCAGGCCCGTGCACCCGCAGCAGCCCCAGCATCCGGTTCCGCATCGGATGCGCCAACGTCCGCAACAGCCGGCCATCAAGCTCAACTGTCCTGGCCGGGTCGGTGGGCTCGTCGTTTTGGCTCATGACAGCGAGCATAGAACTGCAAAGGTGGTTTGCAAAGACCTTTTGCAAACCGATTTTGCGATCCGTCTGAGCGTTGTCTGCGGTGGCGGGAGTTGTCCACAGGCGGGGAAGTTGCCGGTGAGCGGGGCGGTGTTCGCGGCATCTTCTTCGGTGAGCGGGAATGCCTTGGCCGGTCGGGCCGGGGCGGTCGCTGACGAGAGAAGGAGCAGACATGGTGCGGGTGATGCTGGAGGACACGGACTACTGCGACGTTCCGGCGGACCTGATGACGTTCGACGAGGGCGTGGTGGTGTTCTGGCGCGACGGCGAGGAGGTCGGCCGGCACCGCCAACTGCGGATCCGGTCGCTGGAGATGCTCGGCTCACGGTCGATGGGCCGCCGGATCGAGGAGGCCCGGAAGACCTTCCCGAACGCATACCGGAGCTGGAGTCAGGAAGAGGAGGAGCGACTCGCGGAGCTGTACCGCGACGGGGTGGGCCTGGACGTGCTGGTCAAGGAACTCGGCCGCCAGCCAGGCGGAATCGAGACCCGCCTGCGCAGCCTCGGGCTGCTCGGCGACGACGAAAAACTCAGATGACCAGCCCGATACTCAAGCAGCAGCAGCGCCGAGCAGAGGTCGGTGACCTACGCCCTGGTGGGCGGCAATCTGCGAACAGGCAACCACGGTGGACCCGCCGAAGCCGACCGTCGCAGGGCGTAGCGAGTGAGCTGAGGGCGAGTTGGTGGGGCAGGTTGGCGGGCGATGCGAGTGGGTTGACGCCGAGGTGGTTGTGCAAGTTGCGGGCTGTTCCGGCGCGGGCTCTTGACGTCGCCGGGCGAGACCGTTTTGTGATCGGCTGGAGCGGTCAGCGACAATGGCGCGATGCAGGCAGAGTCGGGTCCGGGTGGCCCCATCGACGAGCCGGACGACGAGTCCGGGCCACGGGACGTGATCCGTGGCGCGCTGCTGGCACCGCAGACCCTGGTCCGCGCGATCGGATCCGGCCGGCGCCGGGGAGCGGACGCCCCGCAGTACCAGCGGGTCGAGCTGCGGTACGTCGATCTCAAGGGAGTCCGCCACCTGCAGATCACCGAGTACGACGAACGCCAGGCGCACACCCGGAACGCGGCGGCCGGTCCGCCGGCGGCCGAGTCGGTGGACGGCCTCCTCGCGGCGCCGTACGGGAACTGGCATGTCGAGACGACCGACGAGACGCTTCGGCTGCGCTACACCAAGAAGGGCAAGTCGCTGCTGCATCGGCAGGGCGAGAGCCACGAGCAGAAGACCGAGCACGACCGGGTCAAGCGGCGTGTCCTCGATCCGGCCGCGCCCTTCCTGATCGAGCTCGGTATCAGCGACCACCTCGGCCGGGTCAAGCCGTCGCGCCAGTCGAAGTACAAGCAGATCGAGGAGTTCTGCAAGCTGCTGGCGCCGGCAGTGGACGAGGCGCTGGCCGCCGGACGGATTCCGGCCGGTCGGCCGCTCCACGTGGTCGACCTCGGCTGCGGGAACGCCTATCTCACGCTCGCGGCGTACCACCTGCTGACCGCTGCCGGGCACGACGTGCGGATGACCGGTATCGATCGCACGCCCGTGGCCCGCGCACGGAACACCAAGCGGGTCGAGGCGCTGGGCTGGCAGGATCACCTGCGGTTCGTCGACGCGACCATCGCCGATGCCGAGCTGGACACCCCACCGGATGTGGTGCTGGCGTTGCACGCGTGCGACACCGCCACCGACGACGCGCTGGCCCGGGCGGTCGGCTGGCAGGCTCCGCTGGTGCTCGCGGCACCTTGCTGCCACCACGACATCCAGAAGCAGCTCAAGAACGTCGAACCACCGGCGCCTTACGGACTTCTCACCAGGTATGGCATCGTTCGTGAGCGGTTCGCTGACGTGCTGACGGATACGCTGCGAGCAGCCGTGTTGCGTCAGGTCGGTTACCGGGTAGAGGTGGTGCAGTTCGTGGACAGTGAACACACGCCGCGCAATCTGTTGCTGCGCGCTGCCCGGACGGGTGCGCCGGCGGGGCCCGAGGTCCGGGCGGAGTACGAGGCGCTGGCCGGGGAGTGGCAGGTCAAGCCACGGCTGGCGGAGCTGGTCCTGGATCTCAACCGCGAGGCGGTGTTCTGAGCTTGCTGCGAAACGCCCTGACCGTGACCGCCGTGACCCTGCTGAGCCTGGCAGGGGCCGCGGTACCCGCCGGTTCGGCCACGGCACTCCAGCAAACCTCCCCACCGCAAACAGCCCCGCAACAGGTGCCGCTGGCCGATCCGCTGCCCGCGCCGAAGAAGCTGTTCACGATTCGCGACGAGCGGATCGACGAGTCCTCGGGGCTGGCGAAGAGCCAGCGGTACGTCGGCATCTGGTGGACGGTGAACGACTCCGGCGACACCGCCCGGGTGTTCGGGATCAACGCGGCCGGCAAGGTCAAGGCCGAGCTCAGCTTCAAGGCTCCGGTGAAGGACGTCGAGGCGATCGCGGTCGACCGCGAGGGCACGATCTACATCGCCGACATCGGCGACAACAAGTCCACCCGGGACATGATCGAGGTCTACACGATCCCTGAGCCGGACAAGCTCGAGGACGCCACGAACGTGAAGTTCCACCGGTACGACTTCAAGTACCCCGATGGCGCCCACGACGCGGAGACGCTGCTGATCCACCCGGAGAGCCGGCAGATGTTCATCGTGACCAAGGTCGCGAAGGGTCTGGGTGGCTTCTACGCCGGGCCGGAGACGGCGTCGCGGGAAGGTACCAACGAGCTGACCAAGATGGCCGACGCGCCGGCCGGGGTCACGGACGGCACGTTCATGCCGGAAGGCGAGACCGTCGTTCTGCGCAGCTACGTGGACATCGCCCGGGTCAACTGGGGCGAGGTGCCCAAGGTGGTCGGGCGCGCGGCCACCCCGCTGGCTCAAGGCGAGTCGGTCGCGGTCGGCCCGGACGCGGACGACAACTCGGTTCTGGTCGGCAGCGAGGGCAAGGGCTCGGCCGTCTACGAGATGTCGATGCCCGCGGTCAAGGGCGCTGCCGCCAGCCCGACCGCCACTCCCGCACCGAAGAACTCGGCCGCCGACAGCGGCACCACCAAGAAGAGCCACAACCTCCGCTGGATCATCATCGGCGCGGCCTTCTTCGCCTTCGTCATCACCATCATCACCTTCCCACCCGGCCGCCGCGAACGCCTCGACCGGATGGCCGAAAACGCCCGCCTCACCGGCCAGGCCCCACCCGACCAACACCCCCGCCGCCGAACCCCCGCCGCCTGACATCCCAGCCCCGGCTGACGTGCCAGCCCCGCGTGAGGTGCCAGCCCGGCTGACGTGCCAGTCCTGCGTGACGTGCCAGCCCCCGGCTGACGTTCCAGCCCCGGCTGACATCCCAGCCCGCCTGACCTTCCCGCCCCGGCTGACGTGCCAGCCCACCTCACCTCCCAGCCCGCCTGACCTTCCCGGCCCGGCTGGCGTGCCAGCCCGCCTCGCCTCCCAGTCCCCTGACCTTTCAGCCCGGCTGGCTGACCGGCTTGTGGGCAGAAAATAAGCAGCCGTCCGCCTAAGGGCGAACGGCTGCTTAAGGTGAGGAGGGTCAGCGGAGCTTTTCGACGGTGTAGTCGATGGCTTGGGTGAGCTTCTCGACGTCGTCGGGATCGACCGCG
This region includes:
- a CDS encoding class I SAM-dependent methyltransferase — translated: MQAESGPGGPIDEPDDESGPRDVIRGALLAPQTLVRAIGSGRRRGADAPQYQRVELRYVDLKGVRHLQITEYDERQAHTRNAAAGPPAAESVDGLLAAPYGNWHVETTDETLRLRYTKKGKSLLHRQGESHEQKTEHDRVKRRVLDPAAPFLIELGISDHLGRVKPSRQSKYKQIEEFCKLLAPAVDEALAAGRIPAGRPLHVVDLGCGNAYLTLAAYHLLTAAGHDVRMTGIDRTPVARARNTKRVEALGWQDHLRFVDATIADAELDTPPDVVLALHACDTATDDALARAVGWQAPLVLAAPCCHHDIQKQLKNVEPPAPYGLLTRYGIVRERFADVLTDTLRAAVLRQVGYRVEVVQFVDSEHTPRNLLLRAARTGAPAGPEVRAEYEALAGEWQVKPRLAELVLDLNREAVF
- a CDS encoding helix-turn-helix domain-containing protein, with amino-acid sequence MSQNDEPTDPARTVELDGRLLRTLAHPMRNRMLGLLRVHGPATATTLAERLGVNTGATSYHLRQLAEAGLVVEDDSRGNARDRWWKSAHQGTAFDTGKLLDEEPELTLGFLHGVGQIYAENMFQAIDSLQTMAPEWREASLISDYLFRLSAAETHQMMQEVLAVLEKYRSEDLTAPIPEGAKQVTVQIQAYPRETR